Genomic window (Euleptes europaea isolate rEulEur1 chromosome 8, rEulEur1.hap1, whole genome shotgun sequence):
caaacccagttctccagattaaagtccaccactccaaaccaccgttcttaaccactacaccacgctggctctcaagggccCAAGTGTATGCAGAAATCTTCCAGTGGATACAAGAATAGATTTCTTGTAGCATATTTTTTAATGGAGGAGATCGtatccatgaaagcttatgccacaagaaATCTGTTAATGTGTAAGGCACATGGGAGCCCTAACCAGAAACATAATGGCCTCCCTAGTCATTGGGACAGATGTGAGGTTACTCTGAAGATGAATATGTGTCTCATCAGAGAAACAAACATGTGTCTGACTATTCTTCAGTGACAATTTCATTTGATTTCAGACACAGATCTCAAGATGCATGTCTTGAACAAATAAAAAGCAACCCTCAGAACCAGCATTGAGTATTCACAAAGTtgaacattaaaaacagcaacaacctgcCAAATAATTCTATCTTTCTTAACATCCAGTCAACTTTAACCATGCAGTGCAAACATCTCAAGTGGTATGCCATATTTTCAATAGTAATAATTCTGTTAGGGAAGTTATTAACGGTGAGATGTTGTTCTTTTTCACTCCTGCTGTAGTCACTACATacctttctcctttcctctgcagCTTCCAGCTTTTTCTGGATCTCATCAAGAGACACATCTTTCTTCTTTGGAGAAGCTAAAGTTCGTGGTGCTTCTGAGACCGGAGATGGTGGCTTTAAGATCAATTCAAAAGCTTGGCCAGAAGCACGTTTATTGATTTGCTTAATTTCCATATCTGTGAAGGAAAAGTTAAAATTTCTAAACCAAAAGTTGTACAAGTCAAGGATTTCTGACAAGGGTTTATAGAAACAGACTATTAAAGCTGTCTGCAATGAAATAGTAATGTGTATGGTGCTCCATGTTCTCATCCTACATATGTTTCCATGTTAAAAAAACTTGCTGAGATTGTACATTTTAGGGTTAAATGTTCTTTCTGGGGAAGTTAGTATTGCCATCTACAGATGTTATTTAATAAAGAATTAACTTCATGTGAATTGTGTCAAGCTGAACACCACCATaactatgcttttaaaaaaagcttttctaTCTATTTTTAGTTAGAATTTTTAGTGAATTCGCTTGTACTAGGGATAATAATGAGGTATTCATTGTGATAAGATTTAGGCAGTCAGTAAGATCTAATAgatatctaaaaaaataaaaaagtagccAGAAACAATGGCCAAATAATCAAATAATTGACTAAGCAACAATTACAAATTATTTTCCAGGACAGTCCAAGCAACCATTTGGCTATCAAAATGACCACATTAAAAGTTACTCACCatcatatgtatatatattgatGTTGCGAGGTTCAGGGTAAAAACAGGAGCAGATCAAAGACAGCATAGAGAGCTCCTTCATCTTTTCCTTGTAGGCTGAAATAAAAGATGACTGTATTAGTATCTTTTACCTTTCTAGTTTCCTGTCTTGCAGAATGTTTAATTTAGATGGTAATAAGTGATGCTGGCACATCTGCAAAATTAATTGCTTTCTTAAAATTTGGCAGGGGATATCTCACAATGTGAAAGGTTTCTCCTAAATTTTCTTTTAATCCTTTCATGTTATATATAAGAATTTTTAATAGACCACAGGCTAAGCAGTACtatagaattcccccccccccacatgaatCTAATAACCTTGTATGTTGACCTTCAATTTAATTTCTAACATGATCTTGTAGCCTTTCATTTCTAACATATTTTTCAGAATagtaagagtcctgctggatcagactagtggtccatctaatccagcatcctgtctcaaacagtggtcaaccagttcctacGGACTGCCATcaacagggtatagaggctgAGGACTTCCCAATGTTGCCAcctggtactggtattcagaggtttactgcctctgaacatggaggttccctagggttgccagttccctctttgccactggtgggaggtttttggggcagagcctaaggagggcagggtttggggaggggcttcaacatagagtccaatggccaaagcagccattttctccaggggaactgatctctataggctggagattagttgtaatagcaggagatctccagcaaccacctggtggctggcaaccctaaggttccctttagtcaccatagctagtagccactgatagacctcttccCCGTACATATTTCTAATTCCCCTTTAAAGCCTTCCATTGTTCCACTTCAACCTGTGTTTTATAAACATGAAGGCTTCCCAGAAGCAGAGAAAGATCAGTGGTATTTCCAGTGAGAAGAAGGACAGAATAGTGGCCTtggtccacatgaacacatgaagctgccatatactgaatcagatccttggtctatccaagtcagtattgtctactcagactgactacagctcttcggggtctcaggcggaagtctttcacatcacctacttgcctagtccttttaactggagatgccggggggattgaacctgggaccttctgcatgccaagcagatgctctaccagtgatccacagcccctcccactctaAGGCATTGGTGACCTCCACCCTCTTAAAACTAGTAGAATGAAGTCTCTTCTGTCCTTATACTAACTGGAAGTAGCAGGGATTGTCTCTCACATAGGAACCTCTTGACAGCCATCAAATATCATAAAATTATCCAGAACTTTGGAGATGGGTGTCATCAACATTCTATTGGTAATCCCTTTTagtgataggtattgtccatgtaagactggggatcttgaacacttaacccacgtgctgttgtactgccagctttacatgaggccgaggaatacctatattaaacccctactgcccagtgatcagagtctctcagatcagcagttggtgatgtaccttttatctgatagaaattcctctgtcacccaacaagtagctagttttctcctgtctgcacaaaggattcgcgagcagtttgttcgtacttctaagtaatcccatttttagggctgtcaattcggttcagcccgaactgaaaatcagccgaatttcccctgattcggtggtttttagttcgggaggaaccgaactcaaaactggcgggcaaccggaggggccgaattcagcgagttcgggagttcgcgaataaattcggcaaattcggccgtcagtaagcagcataaccgtcagtaagcagcattctcctcccccggccaatcggtgggcaagctgggtcttcttctggccaatcagtcaggattgagtactggaggaatcagctgatgtgcggcccggccagggagagagagagagagagcgaaatcctcgtgtgtgtgtgtgtggtgcttgtgcacattcgctcctttctgtggctgcagggggcgtattttttggggtgcagacacaaaactttcactggagcttcagatgaagcttcttaaggtaccccccaagttttgtaaacattgggtcagggggtcccgagatatgggctcccccctttttctttccatggctgcagggggcgcatttttgggggtacagatcccaaactttgagcggagtttcagaccagtattcttaagataccccccaagttttgtaaacattgggtcagggggtctcgagatatgggctctcccccttttccctccccctttttccatttatgtggctgcagggggcgcttttttggggatatagcccccaaacttttagcatagcttcagtcaattattcttaagatactacccaagttttgtaaagatgggttcagtgggggcagaaatatcgcctccccccttttctctttccatggctgcagggggcgcatttttgggggtgcagatcccaaactttgagcggagtttcagaccagtgttcttaagatacccccccaagttttgtgaacattgggtcagggggtcccgagatatgggctttcccctttcccctttccccttttccttattgggatgaatggatcagccgatcctgtgcatctccagagcaaaacattccgtgtctaattggaatcatcttggattatttacaagtcctcttcagcccctcttgatggaacagaagacagccacagtaagacccctttgggggctttaatctataatttttctcctgtgtatgtgtgtgtgtgggggggaaagcagagtctgtgtgtgtgtggggagggagcagtttctgtgggtgggggggaagccaaagggggctttcgtcggttctgcctggggtgtgtgttccccctcgagtctctcgctccctggtttgaggggggaggtttcagttgtgtgttgcaaaggtgttgtttaacaaggttgtgttgttttgcaaatttctcagctgttgtcggggctgggagctttgtgcgtgggcggcaagctctgctgagagatgcacattaagggtgggggggacccctttcagggcccatatctcagccccccctgacccaatctttacaaaacttggggagtctttcaataaacgtcctttgaagctctgctgaaagtttgggacctctaaccccaaaaatgcccccccccccgagccacggaaaggcacgattgtgtttttaatggctttattcggccgaattttttcccgaactttgaattcccgccgaattgaacggatccgaagtgggggagttcggacttcggcaggtaccgaacccacaagggacaaattcggccgaatccgaactgtaccgaatttttttttttgacagccctagccattttaatgtaacctgttttaacCGTTTTCACAACTCcgtttattgtatgctgatgtaaatgcctaataaaggcgatgatgatgatgaacattCTATTGGATATCCAGCTatgtgagttggatccagccagctttatgGCTGCTTTAAAAAAGAGGAGGCGGCCTCTTTGACCACAAAAACAgccatgctggggatcatgggccCTGTATGCACAAAAGTCATGTGTGacagctgtagtaaggagggaaaCTGGGTGAGAGGGTGTGAAGAAGCTGACTGCATCCAATCTATATTCCTTTAACTAAGTCTCCAGATGCAGCTTTCTTTGTTCTGAGCAAATGTCTGGATGTAATGGTCAGCAGGATGTGGAGGAACAAGTTGAAACTTAATCCAGGCAGGACAGAAGTGATTCTGGTTTGGCTTCACGTGGTGTAAGGTTATCATTACCAAACTAGGCTAAAAGTATGGGAGTTTGTCTGTGGAAAATCAGATTTGTGTTGTTGCCAGAGAGCTTTTTATCATCCATGCCTGGTTTgtaaattatagaatcatagaatcatagaaattaTCCAGCTAGATGCTTCCCTGTAGCCACTGTGGGGGATGGAGCTAAGCTCCACATTCTGATTCTTTCCAGACCTTCaaagggctttcccccttttccctggtGAGGCACAATGTAGCattaagagtggttaagagtggtggtttgtagcagtgacctctaatctggagaactgggtttgattccccattcctccacatgagctgcaaaagctaatctggtgaaccgggttaatttcccccctcctccacatgaagccagctgggtgaccttgggctagtcacagctctctcaccccTACCTTCCTCACTGggtgtttgttgtgtgtgtgggggggaagggaaggtaattgtaagctggtttgattcttccttcagtggtagagaaattcaccatataaaaaaacaacttcttcttctaGGGAAGAAGAAAGTAAGTAAAAGGAGAAGAGGTTTCTAGGCTAAGGGAGGGTCCTGGTAAAATGTGCTGGGGATGTGCACTTGAAAAATTGTGTTTTAATTCCATATTGGAAAGTTGGGAACAGCATTATTATCATTTTTATTAAATACTTGGAGTATTGGGATCATTTTGGCAAGTTGTGATAGGAAAAATGTCTGTTTTAATGAATATGGGAACAATGTTCCTAATTTAGTGAAAACCATAATTAAGCCCTTTCTCaactaaaaggaaattaaaacaataattttaaGTGCCTCCCCCCTTTAAAGGGTTATTTTTTATGGGTGGAAGATTTAGACTCTGGAGACCAGACCTACCACCCATTAAAAATAATGTCCCTTTAAAGTCTAAAGTTCCTCTTACccaaaaggcagcagaagcagagatgg
Coding sequences:
- the STMN2 gene encoding stathmin-2, with amino-acid sequence MAKTAMAYKEKMKELSMLSLICSCFYPEPRNINIYTYDDMEIKQINKRASGQAFELILKPPSPVSEAPRTLASPKKKDVSLDEIQKKLEAAEERRKSQEAQVLKQLAEKREHEREVLQKALEENNNFSKMAEEKLIQKMEQIKENRDANLAALIERLQEKERHAAEVRRNKELQVELSG